From Eleftheria terrae, the proteins below share one genomic window:
- the rplW gene encoding 50S ribosomal protein L23 has translation MSTLKFDEGRLMQVLVAPIVSEKATSIAEKHNQVLFKVLRDATKPEIKAAVELMFKVEVDAVQVVNQKGKVKRFGRTIGRRDHVKKAYVSLKEGQELNFSGEAA, from the coding sequence ATGAGCACTCTGAAATTCGATGAAGGCCGCCTGATGCAGGTGCTGGTCGCTCCGATCGTGTCCGAGAAGGCCACCTCGATTGCGGAAAAGCACAACCAGGTGCTGTTCAAGGTCCTGCGCGACGCCACCAAGCCGGAAATCAAGGCTGCCGTTGAACTGATGTTCAAGGTCGAAGTGGATGCCGTTCAGGTGGTGAACCAGAAGGGCAAGGTCAAGCGCTTTGGCCGCACGATCGGGCGTCGTGACCATGTCAAGAAAGCCTACGTGTCGCTGAAGGAAGGCCAAGAGCTCAACTTCTCCGGGGAGGCTGCGTAA
- the rplD gene encoding 50S ribosomal protein L4: protein MQLELLNEQGQAASKVDAPDTVFGRDYNEALVHQVVVAYQANARQGTRAQKDRATVKHSTKKPWRQKGTGRARAGMTSSPLWRGGGRIFPNSPDENFTQKVNKKMFRAGMAAIFSQLARDGRLAVVDSLTVESPKTKALAQKFKAMGLESVMVIADQVDENLYLASRNLANVLVVEPRYADPLSLVFYKKVLVTKAAMEKLKEMFA, encoded by the coding sequence ATGCAGCTCGAGCTCCTGAACGAACAAGGTCAGGCCGCCTCGAAGGTGGACGCTCCTGACACCGTGTTCGGTCGCGATTACAACGAAGCCCTGGTGCACCAGGTGGTGGTGGCTTACCAAGCCAACGCCCGCCAAGGCACCCGTGCCCAGAAGGATCGCGCGACGGTCAAGCACTCCACGAAGAAGCCGTGGCGCCAGAAGGGCACCGGCCGCGCTCGTGCCGGTATGACGTCCTCGCCGCTGTGGCGTGGAGGCGGTCGGATTTTCCCGAACAGCCCCGACGAAAACTTCACCCAGAAGGTCAACAAGAAGATGTTCCGCGCCGGCATGGCCGCCATCTTCTCGCAGCTGGCCCGTGATGGCCGCCTGGCCGTGGTGGACTCCCTGACGGTCGAGTCGCCCAAGACCAAGGCGCTGGCACAGAAGTTCAAGGCCATGGGCCTGGAGTCGGTGATGGTGATCGCCGACCAGGTCGACGAAAACCTGTATCTCGCTTCGCGCAACCTGGCCAACGTGCTCGTCGTCGAGCCGCGTTACGCCGATCCGCTGTCGCTGGTCTTCTACAAGAAGGTGCTGGTGACCAAGGCCGCGATGGAGAAGCTCAAGGAGATGTTCGCATGA